ATTTATAACTCCAGAGATACTGATGATGGTTTACGGAACTGTGCTCTCAAAATTGATGCACCAAATCTAGGGTCACTTATGTATTGTGGTAGTGTGGCAAAGGAATATGTTCTTTCCAGCTTTCGAACACTAGAATCTGCAGAAGTTCTCTTGTATGAATATGGCGGTGTACAAAGGGAGATAGGTTATGGCGTAGCTGTAAGTAAGTTCTTTCGTGCGCTTTCACACGTACAATGTCTTGAAATATATGCTGAAACCCTAGAGGTATTCTTCTCTCTCTGTGCTTTATTTCTTTATGTACTGTATGTATGGTAAACTGGAATCCTCAaaactgatatatatatatatatatatacttgtttTTATTTCCCTGTGAAGAATAGACTCTCTCTACCGTAGATGACTTCGTAAACATCCTACCTCATGTATTTCATGATGTGGACGAGTTGATCCTGAAAGATGGAAAAACCACTGATAAGTCACTATTTCTATTGCTCAAAGCACTACCTAATTTGAGGTGGCTTGTATTTGAAGAGGTAAGTGCACAACACTTTTGATTTTTATGACCTATCTTTCAGAAGAAATGGCCAAACAAgtcttgggttttgatatttttctatttCTTTGTTTATAATCCCAACTCAGAGCTGCATTGCCGGCAATAAAGAAGTAGAACACAGTTGGGTTGGTCATATGTTGACTGCTGGATGCATGTTTCAACACCTAGAGACAGTTTACATTGTGCGTTTTAGTGGGAATGCAAGGCAGATGAGATGGGTGAAACTGATATTGAAGACTGCAAACACTTTGGAAGCAGTTATACTAAGTCTAAGAAGTGATGATTCGATAAATCAAGAAGCACTTATGTCAGACTTACAAAGTCTTCCAAGAGCCTCCGATGGgtgtgagtttgagtttgaaGAGTACTGATTATTGGAGAAACATATTGTTAGTTTTCTTGTTAGCATTTAAGCGTTTTATTTGTAATTCAGTTTTATTCCTAAAAATATATGAGAAACTGAGCTTTTGAATCAAAAGATGTCAACTGGTTATCGCAGCCTACAAGATATTATCATTTATGAAAATTATCACCCAGGCATGTAAACTGAAAAGCTCCTTGTCAGTAAGACAGGTTGGTTTAGTTTGCTTTAAAATTTAATTTCCATGTTTATGTCTCAAACGAAAGTTACAGACGCGTAAAAATGCAGAATCAATGCTGAGTAACAACTAACAATCTCAGTAGCTTTCCTTTATTTGAATTTTAGTCGCACTTGTTTATATGAAATTTACAATCAACGGTACCATACGTACTGTTTTTCTTATTCTAGCTCTCACTGAATACTGTTGTCAGTTTACGAAATTTCGAAGAAAACCTTTGTTAGTTTTAAAGAATGAGCTAGTAAAATCTAACTACAGATTTATGCTGCACAAGTATAGGTTATGTTCTTCCAGATGAGAGGTGGACGTCGCCTTTTCAAGTATCTGAAAGGAAAATCGTTCATGTCAGGACCTGGTTGTTATTTGAGCAAAAGTAACCATCAGGAACTGAATGAAATACAGATCAGTAAAACTATTAGTATTACCGTAAATCCCAGTTTTTCGTATAGTGCCAGTGCTGGTTTGTTATCTCGGCGAACATGTAAGAATACTTGTTTTATACCTGTCACATAAAGATTATTGGTTGCATTAGCCAGAGCATGCAATTTGGGGGTCTGACAGGAAGATAACTTGAGCAGTTTTAAGCCTTACATTGCAGAGAAAGGTAATCTTACCGTTTTGTTTTGCAGATTCAATTGCAAACTTCAGCATGCTGCTTCCAACACCAATTCGACGAGCACTTTGGGCAACGGTTACATTCGAGATTATGACATATCTCTGTGATTCTATTTTTTTGAAGGTGGTAAACATCTTAACCTTCACAACTTCCTACGCAATCAAGGGATATTCAAATTTTTAAGTGATTCTCGATATCAAATTACTAACTGCTACAAACTTAAATTAGAAAATTGCCAAGTCTAGTGCACCTCAGGGTAAGTCTCCCCCCGTAACAGGTACTTGACGCGATAATCCAGAGTTCCAATGACATTTTTTAGCGCATTCTCGCCTTCCTTTCTTACAGCGATAATACACATGTACGGCTGTATAGTCCGCTCCTTACATCGCCTCGTTATTACATTATACTCCTACATCGGTCGACACAAGTCTTTAAGGAACTACGAATCATATGCTATGCTAATTTTCAGTCAATTGTAAGTGTATTTATTTTACCTGCTCGGCGTGTTTCTTTTTGAAGCTACCAACATAGCTGTAAAAATACAGATCGGATCAAATTATAATCTCCTATGAGGATGAAATGAAATTCAGTTGTCAGATACATAATACAAACCGGTCACGCGGTCGTTCTTCATAAAATCCTTCTGCTTTCAACCATGCTGATGCCTACTCAAAAACCCCAAATAAACCCACCTTCAAAATCATACTCCACAAACAAAATTAAAAGGAGAATTTCCAAATTACGTACCCAAAATTCTTCATCAAATTTAGCTTCTCTAACCACATACTCTCCATTATCTGATGAAATCGTAGCACCAGtactatcttcttcttcattgtcagaTGAGAATTCTTCACTTTCTCTAGGCAATGCATATAGTACTGAACTAAATTTTCTGTACATTATGTGCGCAAACAACTAAGAACCCAGAAATTTCTGTCTGAATCGCATGATTATAGAGCAAGATTCATCAAGAACAGATTTTTTATCAAATCGCATGATTACTACTACTCACATTGTTGCAGGAGATACAAGAACAGATTTGTTATCAAATTCACAAAACCGAACTATGAATtcatgaaaaagaagaagaaaaacccaGAGATTAAGAATTGAAGATAATGAAGTATTAGTACTCACATTGTTGCAGGAGAAGAAACAAGAACAGATTTTCTAGAACAATGCAAGAACATGGGATTGAATTCCCTGTATCAAATCCATAAAACCCAACTAAAaattattgcaaaaaaaaaaacaaaaacccagAGATTAAAAATAGAAGATTATCAAGTAGTACTAGTACTTACATTGTTGCAGGAAAAGAAACAAGAACAGGTTGTTTATTGTAtggaatttttcttcttccatggCAAGAATCATGGAAATGCAAGAACTTGGGTCGTATTGTTTGATGATGAAACACATTCATTGACTGCaacattttgtttcttcttcttcaatggagtGGGTATTTTTGTTCTGGGTCTGTGAAATTGATTGAATGGGTTTTTGATTCATTCATCTGTCTTTtataggtgaagaagaagaagaatcaaggaGGAAAAGCAAGAATCAAGAAAAACTGAAAATTTTGAGTTCTGTTTGTTATTTTAGTTGGTTAAAAGGTTTAGCAAATCTTGATATGGAGTTCATTATGACCGTTGGATCTTTCTTTAATCTGTTATGATCTGGAACAATATACTCTTGCCACGTGGTGTTCTCATTTTATCCACCCAGAGCTAACTACGGGGAGGACCAAAGTTACTAGGGGGTTGTTATTCTGCTTCCTAGACAAGATTTGGGGGAGCGTTTGGCAAGTACAAGATTGTTTTCTTGATCCGAAGGACCAAAGATGTCTTATAAATCACGTTGCCAAACTAGGCATTGGCATTTACCAAGAAGGGATTCTTGGCATTTTCGTTCAGTAATGGTGCAAAACTGCTGGGCAGTCTGCTTGAGAGTCCCCGCAAATGTTGAAACGAAAGGATCTGTGCAACTTGGCTCAGCtgccattgctcaatcaaattgaATGCATTAATATCCTCGATTTCCTATCAACTTCAACTATAAGATGAAAATTTACTGCACAGCTTAAGAAGTTGGGGTGTCAGACTTACCAATCGGGTAGGCCGAAAAAGGTCTGGAAGAATGTTCTTATGCCTTCAATATCCAGTTGCACAATCAGCTCTAGTCCAAAGAGAAAGAATGATCTTTGACATTTCCTTTCTTTAGACCAAAGTGTGTTCCACGCTGACATTAAAACGGCAACATATAAGACACTCGTCGTATCGTAGCATAAGCAACCATATTACCTTCTATGACATTTTAATGAATTACTACTACTCACATTGCTGCAGGAGAAACGAGAACAGGATTACAAGAAAAATGTTGAATTCCATGGCAGCtggtagaggtgtaaaacgtgccgacCCGGCACAGCCCAGCCCAGTCCACAAAGTCACGTGCTTGGCGTGCTACGTGTTGTGCTGGGCTGTGCCAACAATTTAAACGTGCTGTGCTGGGCTGTGCTTTATTAGTCAAAAGCTCGGCACAACACAGCCCACGGGCGCAGCCCATTTATTCACGTGCTGTGCTGTGCCGTGTTGTGCTGTGTCGGCACACGTGCTATACGTAATATACCAAAAAGATTATATATATTAAGATAAGAAACATAGGCAACCCACAAGTCTGATTGGTGAACCACCAGTCCAGCTTACAAGTTAAAAAGGAAATGGGGTATACCCCATTaactaaacaggaaaaaaaagaaaagaaaaaaaaaacagagcaaaTATTCAGCAGAGAACAAGCTCTATACATCCAAAATATGCCATTTCACCAGAATGAACAAAACCTTGTAGTTGTGGGTAAGAGAAAACATCTGATAAATGTACATCCAAAATATAGCTTTACAAACTAACTGCATCCAAAATATAGCTTTACATAACTGCACATTCCAAGCATAGCTAATCAGCAGCACAAAAAGTATTTGTAAGCTTTCATGGCTGTGCGAGATCCATGTCAAAAAAGTGGAATCACCTGTGAAAGAACATTTAgaatgaatttaatcacaaaataaAGTGAACAATGATATATAATGTTGATGGAAAGAATTGTTCACATTTGCCCAATTCATGTACTCTACAAAGTGTTTGTTGCTTTAAGCTAGTGTATCTTAAAAAGGGGTAACAGTTGCAAGAACTAAAACAAAACAAGAGGATACTATCTTTACATACCTTCCAGTGACAATTTAACCATCGAACCTTGAGAAGACTTCCTCATATTCATCATTAAACTCCTGTCTTCTCTTCTGAGCGTCATTCCAATCCTTTGAGCACACTAGAGCATCCAAAATATCAGGGGCAAGTCGGCTCCTTTTTTTGCTCAAAATTCTCCCACTCAAACTAAAACAAGACTCTGAAGCCACTGTTGATGCAGGCGGAGTCAGTAAATCACGAGCCATAATCTGCAAAATTGGAAAACTATTTCCATGAGTATTCCAAAATTGCAAAATATCAAAATTACTCCCCAATTCCTTACTTCCAAGGAAAACAGTGACATGCAACTCTAAATACCTAACAAGTTcagaaattgaattggtattagaTGTGCCACTTGAAACAGTGGTAGAACAAGTTGATAACAATCTTTCTGATGGATCTAGTTCACCAAAATCGGATTGAGATTGGGCCACAGTAGTTTGCACATTACTACCATGAGTAATGAGATGTAGCATCCAAGATTTATCATCAATATAATGAGATGTAACACAAATATAAGGAGATCCATTACATCCTGTCCACATATCCGAAGTAAAAGATATACCAGTAGCATGTGAAGCAAATTCAGCAATCAAAAGGTTTTTCCTTCCATCAAATTTCTTCACAATATCAGTTCTAGATGTATTTCTACTAACTTTTTATAAGCAGGTTGACGAGAAAGTTGAATAAACTCCTCAAAATCCTCATCTTTAGCTAGAGCTAAGGGTTTCTCGGAATTTACAATGAAATCAGCTAATCCTTCTCTCATTCTACTCTGACTATAAATAATATTACCTACCCCTGCACTACCTAATGTGATTTTAGCTTGCTTAGGATCATTTTCATCTAAGTGTAAGGGCAAACACTTTGCTAAATGTCTAGTTAAGTGACCAGTCCCGCTATTAATACCAGGTTCATTACTAGTTTTGTAGTCAGTCATACAGTGTTTGCATACATCCCTTAATACCAAGTTTCCCTTAAACATAACCTCTTTAGTTTCAAAATGAGCCCAAAATTCGGaggttctttttcttgttttaggaAGAGAGGAAGGTGCATTCTCCTGACCAGCAGGGACTTCCCGGTTGGCCTCAAGCATATCTAAATCTATAGTACTCAACGGGTTAGTAGATTCACCAGCACCAGATTCCATAGCTTATAAACAAACCTAATATAAATTGGAGAAAAAcagtaaatttataaaataaaagggAGTCAAACTAGAGCGATAAGCAAGATTTCAATCCGTGGGACTTGATTTAATAGCTTTCTTCACCAAGTACACCTGAAAATGTCAAAAATAAATGGTGTTAAACCAAGCACATGCAGATCAATAACCTAACCAGGTAATAtgttaggaaaataaaaaaaaaaaatatatatataagtttAGATCAGTAACCTAAACAGGAACATAATAATAGGAATTGATTAATCTGCATTGAAGGCTTCATCTTGTTTGAAGAACACCATATCTGGAAGGTCAAACATAAACAAACAGGTTAAATGAAGCATTTGGTAAATATGAATTGCAAATAAAAACCAGAAATTAACAAGTAGGAACCCCAACACAGATcgattaaaacaaaaacaaaaatgcaaATCAAACATTTTAACAAATACTTCATGTTCGTATTCTAAAAttaaaatcacaaacacttcatcaccaaaaaatgcatgaaacctcttgaaaaatcacagATCTAAACAATACAAAGTCCGATTGAGTAAATTACCAAACCAGAACTCAAAAGACTAACTTAAGAAAATACAAATCACAGATCTAAACAATACAAAGTCACCACCGAAACCAAATCAGAGAGTGCTATCAGAATCAGAGAGTAAAGATAATTAGGGGGTTTGTTAGAAGATTTACCAGCGGCTGCGGCTGCGGCGAGAAATGAGAACTCAAAATTTTCTTCCCAAGGGTTTGCGAGAAAGAGAAATGAGAACTCAAATTTTTCTTTTCGCTTATAATAGTAGTCAAATATAGGTCGTGTCTAGGTAACGGCATGATAACGGGAGTACTATAACTAGCTACGTGTTAGTACTTCTAGCTATGCACGTGGTTTGGTTATAGACTTATAGGTAATGGACCGTTAAATAATAAGGGGTTTGACTAGTAGGCCGTGCTTCACGTGCTTTACACGTGCTGTGTTTTTACCCGTGTCGTGCTGTGTTGTGCTGTACTTTTAACCGTGCTGTGCTGTGCTTTTAACCGTGTTGTGCTGTGCCGCGTGCTTACACGTGTCGCGTGCTGTGCCGTGCTGATGTGCCTATTTGCCGGGCACAACACATCACATTAAACAAGCGTGTTGTGCCCGTGCTGTGCCGGTCACGTGCTGTGCCCAAATATAAACGTGCTGTGTTGTGCCGTAAACGTGCTagcccggcccaatttacacccctagcagCTGGGAAGAAAATGCAAGAAGTTGGGATACAGTTTCCTGTATATCATATGCACAGACAACTAAGTACAGAAAACTTTATTCCTGAGTTGCACATAGAAACGCATGACTATTGCAAGATTCTTCGAGAACCCAAAGGATGAACTCATCGAGAACCCAAAGGATGAACTCAGAATAGAATTAGAGATAATGACCTCGCGTCATTGCAggagaaacaaaaacaaacttactAGAAGAATGCAAGAACTTGGAATGTCCTGCATCAAATCCATAAAGACGACTAACAATTCATGAAAAAcacagagttaaaaaaaaaactaaaaaagataATAAAGTATTAGTAGTACTTACATTGTTGAAGAAGAAACAAGAACAGGTGGTTTATGTCTTCTTCCATGGCAAGCAGCAAGGAAATACAACAAAGTAAACACATTCATTGACAGCAACATCTTTTCTCTTCTTCAATGGAGTGTTTTTGAGAaacaagaataaagaaaatctGAAAATATTGAGTTATGTTTTCGATCATTAATAGACAGTAAAAAGTCAGaaggacttcttcttcaactactCAACTCTACAGATAATATAAAGTCAGCAGGACTTCTTACAATGAAAAACCAATTTCATTCATCCACATCACCCATTTTTTGGCCACTCTGGCACTCTCATGAAGGACAGTTTTAAAATCATTCCCGACTCCCGAGACTAGTTTCTTTCCAACACCATTGCAGGCGCGCAATTCTACAGAACATCTGCCCTTATGCACAGGGATGAAATTTGAGTCGTAGTTTTCTAGATCCAAAATGCATGTCAGTAATATCTATCACTACATTACTAAGTGGAAAAAGTTCAAGGCCTGTAAAGCCAAGGAAACATCATTCATTACAGCTTTCGTGTTCCCTGCACGAGAAAGTTATAAAGAAACGTAAACAAGAACAGAAGACTGATTTCGCAGTAGATTCGGAGCATACAGTTTAGATGTGTGAGTTATGCATGGTTTGGAAAAACCCGAACCTGAGTATTCATTTTCTCATCTGAAATGTTCTGAAAAATTACTTATTTCCTCTGAATTCAAAAGTTATCAAAATTGAGCTAATCAGCGAATTTTACAAAGTGTTATTGTCCTATTTGGGTTTTAGAACACCAACTTTGCCCCTTGTTGTCTCTTCCTCTCCATCTGCTGAGACTATTGTTCCCATCCCTGATAGTTGTACTTCTACCAATTCATTGCTTCATTTCCTTCTATAATTCCACGACAGAGGACAATGCATTTCCTTGTTAACTAGAGATATTGACAGGAAGGGTCTTACCAAGACTGCGGTGGAAGTATGGTTGGCATTACCTTAAGCACAAGCGGCAAGTAGACAACATGAAAATCTGAAT
Above is a genomic segment from Papaver somniferum cultivar HN1 chromosome 10, ASM357369v1, whole genome shotgun sequence containing:
- the LOC113317283 gene encoding uncharacterized protein LOC113317283 → MYCGSVAKEYVLSSFRTLESAEVLLYEYGGVQREIGYGVAVSKFFRALSHVQCLEIYAETLETLSTVDDFVNILPHVFHDVDELILKDGKTTDKSLFLLLKALPNLRWLVFEESCIAGNKEVEHSWVGHMLTAGCMFQHLETVYIVRFSGNARQMRWVKLILKTANTLEAVILSLRSDDSINQEALMSDLQSLPRASDGCEFEFEEY